A window of the Henckelia pumila isolate YLH828 chromosome 3, ASM3356847v2, whole genome shotgun sequence genome harbors these coding sequences:
- the LOC140887166 gene encoding serine/threonine-protein kinase AFC1 isoform X1 → METQRVVDFPHRSMDKRPRKRPCLAWDMPPVIPPPAPPKIFPSVYCAQEFGTVPNYGYSSIYYKGVSGNGSPPWRPDDKDGHYVFAIGENLTSRYRILSKMGEGTFGQVLECLDNDRKEIVAIKVVRSIQKYREAAMIEIDVLQKLAKHDICGTRCVQIRNWFDYRNHICIVFEKLGPSLYDFLRKNSYRSFPIDLVREFGRQLLESVAFMHDLRLIHTDLKPENILLVSSEYIKVPDYKFLSRSGKDGSYFKNLPKSSAIKLIDFGSTTFEDQDHSYVVSTRHYRAPEVILGLGWNYPCDMWSVGCILVELCSGEALFQTHENLEHLAMMEKVLGPLPQQMIMRADRRAEKYFRRGARLDWPEGATSRESIKAVWKLPRLQNLIMQHVDHSAGDLIDLLQGLLRYDPSERLKAREALGHPFLRRDPRRFGYSL, encoded by the exons ATGGAGACTCAGAGAGTGGTGGATTTTCCTCACAGAAGCATGGATAAACGACCTCGAAAGCGGCCTTGTTTGGCATGGGATATGCCACCTGTTATCCCGCCTCCTGCTCCTCCGAAG ATTTTTCCATCTGTATACTGTGCCCAAGAGTTTGGGACAGTCCCTAACTATGGGTATTCCTCAATCTACTATAAGGGGGTTTCTGGGAATGGATCTCCACCTTGGAGACCTGATGACAAAGATGGGCATTATGTTTTTGCCATTGGGGAGAACTTGACTTCTCGTT ACAGGATTCTGAGCAAAATGGGAGAAG GAACTTTTGGACAAGTTCTCGAATGTCTGGACAATGACAGGAAAGAGATTGTTGCAATTAAAGTTGTCCGTTCAATTCAAAAGTACCGGGAAGCTGCCATGATTGAGATTGATGTTTTGCAGAAACTCGCGAAGCATGATATCTGTGGCACACG TTGTGTGCAAATACGGAATTGGTTTGACTATCGTAATCATATTTGTATT GTATTTGAGAAGCTTGGTCCAAGCTTATATGATTTTCTACGCAAAAACAGCTATCGTTCATTTCCCATTGATCTTGTTCGGGAGTTTGGCAGACAACTTTTGGAATCTGTGGCAT TTATGCATGATCTTCGCCTGATTCACACTGATCTAAAACCTGAAAACATTCTTCTTGTGTCCTCGGAATATATCAAGGTGCCAGACTATAAG TTTCTATCAAGATCCGGAAAAGATGGTTCCTATTTCAAAAACCTGCCGAAGTCAAGTGCTATAAAGCTTATTGATTTCGGTAGCACTACATTTGAAGATCAGGATCACAGCTATGTGGTGTCAACGCGTCATTACCGAGCTCCAGAAGTTATTTTGG GCCTTGGATGGAACTATCCTTGTGATATGTGGAGCGTAGGTTGCATACTTGTGGAACTCTGCTCT GGAGAGGCACTTTTCCAGACCCATGAGAACTTGGAGCATCTCGCGATGATGGAAAAGGTGTTGGGGCCACTGCCTCAACAAATGATTATGCGAGCCGA TCGCCGTGCTGAAAAATACTTCAGAAGGGGTGCGAGGTTGGATTGGCCCGAGGGTGCAACCTCCAGGGAAAGTATAAAGGCAGTTTGGAAACTACCCCGACTTCAG AATCTTATCATGCAGCATGTTGACCACTCTGCTGGAGATCTGATCGATCTTTTGCAAGGGCTTTTACGGTACGACCCTTCGGAACGACTCAAAGCAAGAGAAGCTCTGGGACACCCATTTTTGAGGAGGGATCCTAGAAGGTTCGGATACTCTTTATAG
- the LOC140887166 gene encoding serine/threonine-protein kinase AFC1 isoform X2, whose product MGYATCYPASCSSEDRILSKMGEGTFGQVLECLDNDRKEIVAIKVVRSIQKYREAAMIEIDVLQKLAKHDICGTRCVQIRNWFDYRNHICIVFEKLGPSLYDFLRKNSYRSFPIDLVREFGRQLLESVAFMHDLRLIHTDLKPENILLVSSEYIKVPDYKFLSRSGKDGSYFKNLPKSSAIKLIDFGSTTFEDQDHSYVVSTRHYRAPEVILGLGWNYPCDMWSVGCILVELCSGEALFQTHENLEHLAMMEKVLGPLPQQMIMRADRRAEKYFRRGARLDWPEGATSRESIKAVWKLPRLQNLIMQHVDHSAGDLIDLLQGLLRYDPSERLKAREALGHPFLRRDPRRFGYSL is encoded by the exons ATGGGATATGCCACCTGTTATCCCGCCTCCTGCTCCTCCGAAG ACAGGATTCTGAGCAAAATGGGAGAAG GAACTTTTGGACAAGTTCTCGAATGTCTGGACAATGACAGGAAAGAGATTGTTGCAATTAAAGTTGTCCGTTCAATTCAAAAGTACCGGGAAGCTGCCATGATTGAGATTGATGTTTTGCAGAAACTCGCGAAGCATGATATCTGTGGCACACG TTGTGTGCAAATACGGAATTGGTTTGACTATCGTAATCATATTTGTATT GTATTTGAGAAGCTTGGTCCAAGCTTATATGATTTTCTACGCAAAAACAGCTATCGTTCATTTCCCATTGATCTTGTTCGGGAGTTTGGCAGACAACTTTTGGAATCTGTGGCAT TTATGCATGATCTTCGCCTGATTCACACTGATCTAAAACCTGAAAACATTCTTCTTGTGTCCTCGGAATATATCAAGGTGCCAGACTATAAG TTTCTATCAAGATCCGGAAAAGATGGTTCCTATTTCAAAAACCTGCCGAAGTCAAGTGCTATAAAGCTTATTGATTTCGGTAGCACTACATTTGAAGATCAGGATCACAGCTATGTGGTGTCAACGCGTCATTACCGAGCTCCAGAAGTTATTTTGG GCCTTGGATGGAACTATCCTTGTGATATGTGGAGCGTAGGTTGCATACTTGTGGAACTCTGCTCT GGAGAGGCACTTTTCCAGACCCATGAGAACTTGGAGCATCTCGCGATGATGGAAAAGGTGTTGGGGCCACTGCCTCAACAAATGATTATGCGAGCCGA TCGCCGTGCTGAAAAATACTTCAGAAGGGGTGCGAGGTTGGATTGGCCCGAGGGTGCAACCTCCAGGGAAAGTATAAAGGCAGTTTGGAAACTACCCCGACTTCAG AATCTTATCATGCAGCATGTTGACCACTCTGCTGGAGATCTGATCGATCTTTTGCAAGGGCTTTTACGGTACGACCCTTCGGAACGACTCAAAGCAAGAGAAGCTCTGGGACACCCATTTTTGAGGAGGGATCCTAGAAGGTTCGGATACTCTTTATAG